In Leptotrichia sp. OH3620_COT-345, the following proteins share a genomic window:
- the rpmF gene encoding 50S ribosomal protein L32, whose protein sequence is MAVPKKRTSKAKRNMRRAHDSIKAPNIIVEADGTVRRPHRLNLETGVYRGRQVLESESSVADSE, encoded by the coding sequence ATGGCAGTACCTAAGAAAAGAACTTCTAAAGCGAAGAGAAACATGAGAAGAGCACATGATTCAATCAAAGCACCTAATATAATAGTTGAAGCTGATGGAACAGTGAGAAGACCTCATAGATTAAATTTGGAAACTGGAGTATACAGAGGTAGACAAGTACTGGAATCCGAAAGTTCCGTAGCTGATTCTGAATAA